A genomic window from Desulfobulbaceae bacterium includes:
- a CDS encoding cobalamin-dependent protein (Presence of a B(12) (cobalamin)-binding domain implies dependence on cobalamin itself, in one of its several forms, or in some unusual lineages, dependence on a cobalamin-like analog.) → MNILLISPNTLTVPYPVYPIGLDYVAGSVSKAHQVRIADMNVETYESLGRILKEFAPDIIGVSCRNIDNTDAGDSLFCVNEYRDVIAWLRRHSNACIVCGGSGFTILPESVFDKLGADYGVIGEGERFGLLVEALSEGRNVTEIPGIISKFSSSSTPQPWSGVLNRDFRTDSAHNQFYMKRGGVFNLQTKRGCTFNCIYCPYPHIEGRRHRLSEPGAVAETAISLQKAGAKYLFITDSAFNSDLEHSLAVAKAFKSAGLSTPWGAFFAPIKHPENYFRTMAEAGLTHVEFGTESLSDLMLTSYHKPFRANDVFKAHNEAVEAGLHVAHYFLLGGPGESAATVNDCLDKIEGLNKTVLFFFLGIRIYPHTQLYDIALAEGKISSSMEMLEPVFYAPDAISLDEINELVQQRAGQRINWIFGSGGTESSAVVSRMHEKGYVGPLWEYLVR, encoded by the coding sequence ATGAATATTTTATTGATCTCACCGAATACACTTACGGTTCCCTATCCTGTTTACCCTATAGGCCTGGACTATGTGGCTGGCTCAGTATCTAAAGCCCACCAAGTGCGAATCGCTGATATGAATGTTGAAACCTACGAGTCGCTTGGCCGGATTCTTAAGGAATTTGCCCCTGACATTATTGGGGTTTCCTGCCGTAATATTGATAACACCGATGCCGGCGATTCACTGTTTTGTGTTAACGAATATCGTGATGTTATTGCCTGGCTCAGGAGACATTCCAATGCTTGTATCGTCTGCGGCGGCAGCGGCTTCACAATTTTGCCGGAGTCGGTTTTCGATAAATTAGGGGCTGACTATGGCGTCATTGGCGAAGGAGAACGCTTTGGCCTGCTGGTTGAGGCCTTAAGTGAGGGTAGAAATGTAACTGAAATTCCAGGCATCATTTCGAAATTCTCTTCAAGTTCGACCCCTCAACCCTGGTCGGGCGTTTTGAACAGGGATTTCAGAACAGACTCTGCCCATAATCAGTTTTACATGAAAAGAGGTGGGGTGTTTAACCTGCAGACCAAACGGGGCTGCACATTTAATTGCATCTACTGCCCCTATCCTCACATTGAGGGAAGACGGCATCGCTTGAGTGAGCCCGGCGCGGTCGCAGAAACGGCAATTTCTCTCCAGAAAGCCGGAGCTAAATACCTTTTTATTACCGATTCAGCCTTTAATTCAGATCTTGAGCACAGTCTCGCTGTGGCCAAAGCGTTTAAAAGCGCCGGACTATCAACTCCCTGGGGAGCGTTTTTTGCTCCTATCAAACACCCTGAAAACTATTTCAGGACAATGGCCGAGGCGGGCTTAACCCATGTAGAATTTGGCACTGAATCACTCTCTGATTTAATGCTGACTTCTTACCACAAACCTTTCCGGGCAAATGATGTCTTTAAGGCCCATAATGAGGCTGTTGAGGCAGGCTTGCATGTTGCCCATTACTTTTTACTAGGTGGTCCGGGAGAATCTGCGGCTACGGTTAACGATTGCCTGGATAAAATAGAAGGGCTTAACAAAACAGTTTTATTTTTCTTTCTTGGTATCAGAATTTATCCCCACACTCAACTATACGATATTGCCTTGGCAGAAGGGAAAATCTCCAGCAGCATGGAGATGTTGGAGCCGGTTTTTTATGCACCAGATGCCATCAGTCTTGATGAAATTAATGAGCTTGTGCAACAAAGAGCAGGCCAGCGGATAAACTGGATATTTGGTTCCGGCGGCACTGAAAGCTCAGCCGTAGTTTCCAGAATGCATGAAAAAGGGTATGTTGGGCCCCTGTGGGAGTACTTGGTACGATAA
- a CDS encoding phosphopantetheine-binding protein, whose amino-acid sequence MQNDISQTTIRIAQILINELKLDDVTPETFDPDLDLVDEVGVDSMDLATVALVLRDEYGIRIDEDDYPKLTTVRIIAEYITNKLRSDD is encoded by the coding sequence ATGCAAAACGATATTAGCCAAACTACCATTCGTATTGCCCAGATACTTATCAATGAGTTAAAACTTGATGATGTCACCCCGGAGACCTTCGACCCTGATCTTGATTTGGTCGATGAAGTTGGGGTCGACAGCATGGATCTTGCCACAGTTGCCCTGGTACTTCGAGATGAGTACGGCATTAGAATTGATGAGGATGATTATCCAAAACTGACTACCGTGCGGATTATTGCCGAATACATTACCAACAAGTTACGCAGTGACGATTAA
- a CDS encoding radical SAM protein has product MNSSVTGKKEYKFSEIIADPVIKERFEKVRKYFFLRESTYDMTHRCNVRCEGCYYFAGEKQFAEENLDENSWQTLLEAEKERGITFVVLAGAEPSLVPQLCEVCYRTIPLGAIATNGLIHIPLHIDYKIHISVWGNDQTSLEIRKAKDMLARQIVNYQDDPRAIFVYTFTPVNIDQAREVTALLAQNGHKITFNMFSAPEGYQGHLRHDPDTLARTRQTMTELLLQYPETVVYSHYNIVAHTDPKGLHALYSCSYPRRNPLSDIGLGRSFRQYRTDLQWDREAACCVPDTDCDDCRHYAAGSAVVTARMYRHASDPESFKAWLDYVDTYLAVWVKDYTKGQNLCDRFIAPPSAEA; this is encoded by the coding sequence GTGAACTCCTCGGTTACAGGAAAAAAAGAGTATAAATTTTCCGAAATAATTGCTGATCCGGTCATCAAGGAAAGATTTGAAAAGGTGAGGAAGTATTTCTTCCTGCGCGAATCCACCTATGATATGACCCACCGCTGTAATGTTCGTTGTGAGGGGTGCTATTATTTTGCCGGAGAAAAGCAGTTTGCCGAAGAAAATCTGGATGAAAATAGTTGGCAGACTCTGCTGGAAGCAGAGAAAGAAAGAGGCATAACCTTTGTGGTGCTTGCCGGTGCCGAGCCCTCGCTTGTCCCCCAGTTATGTGAAGTCTGTTATCGCACAATTCCATTAGGTGCTATTGCCACCAATGGTTTGATCCATATTCCTCTCCATATTGATTATAAAATCCATATCTCCGTTTGGGGTAATGACCAGACCAGCCTTGAAATCCGCAAAGCCAAAGATATGTTGGCCAGGCAGATCGTCAATTACCAAGATGATCCACGAGCAATATTTGTTTACACGTTTACCCCGGTTAATATTGATCAGGCCCGGGAGGTAACTGCTCTGCTGGCCCAAAACGGTCATAAAATTACCTTTAATATGTTTTCTGCTCCAGAGGGTTACCAAGGGCATCTTCGCCATGACCCAGACACTTTGGCCAGAACTCGCCAAACCATGACTGAGTTATTGCTACAGTATCCTGAAACGGTGGTATATTCCCATTACAATATAGTGGCCCATACTGACCCGAAAGGTCTGCATGCCCTTTATTCGTGCTCTTATCCCCGCCGGAATCCTCTCTCTGATATCGGTCTTGGCCGCTCGTTCAGGCAATACAGGACAGATCTTCAATGGGACAGGGAGGCGGCCTGTTGTGTTCCCGATACGGATTGTGACGATTGTCGGCATTATGCAGCCGGTAGTGCCGTGGTAACCGCCAGGATGTATCGGCATGCCTCTGATCCTGAGAGTTTTAAGGCCTGGCTCGATTATGTCGACACCTATTTGGCCGTTTGGGTGAAGGATTACACAAAGGGCCAAAATCTTTGTGATAGGTTCATTGCCCCCCCTTCTGCTGAAGCTTAA
- a CDS encoding radical SAM protein, with protein MKTVSSLLDEHWYERYKKISKLNIRSSIYDVTDRCNLRCKGCFFFSSDEHKAASEEKDITKWDAFVENEMARGVNLAILIGGEPTLCLDRIEAFYKRLPTFCATNGLIKVPRERFPDMMVGISLWGDAEDEVFLRGKDTFTISSANYAGDPYTYYLYTISPKQIGKIERNIKKVADVGLKVHMQLLSNDEGFDGFSWQPEQLVAIRAEMDDMLDKYPKTVISSKYYHEIITTGQMLGRPFGWNECPSVTDTLDKREPRPKRLTNFIRWASDLKTMHRCCTSETRDCSTCKDGAAHMSWVMVNKRDHIRTTKDLQNWIEVYEMFAKLYQFIPW; from the coding sequence ATGAAAACTGTAAGTTCTTTGTTGGATGAACATTGGTACGAACGTTATAAGAAGATCTCGAAACTCAATATCCGCAGTTCGATATATGATGTAACGGATCGCTGTAATCTTCGCTGTAAAGGGTGTTTTTTCTTCTCTTCGGATGAGCACAAAGCTGCCTCAGAAGAAAAAGATATCACAAAATGGGATGCTTTTGTTGAGAATGAGATGGCCAGAGGCGTCAACCTTGCCATCCTGATCGGAGGGGAGCCGACTCTGTGCCTGGACAGAATCGAGGCCTTTTACAAACGGCTGCCAACCTTTTGTGCCACCAACGGTTTGATTAAGGTCCCCAGGGAGCGATTCCCTGACATGATGGTCGGGATCTCTTTATGGGGTGACGCAGAAGACGAAGTGTTTCTGAGAGGAAAAGATACCTTTACGATTTCCAGTGCCAATTATGCTGGAGATCCCTACACCTATTATCTCTATACCATCTCCCCCAAGCAGATTGGCAAGATTGAGCGAAATATCAAAAAAGTTGCCGATGTCGGTCTGAAAGTTCATATGCAGCTGTTGTCTAATGATGAGGGGTTTGACGGATTTTCCTGGCAACCGGAGCAGCTTGTCGCTATCCGGGCTGAAATGGATGATATGCTTGATAAATATCCCAAGACTGTCATCTCTTCAAAATACTATCACGAGATTATTACCACCGGCCAAATGCTGGGCCGCCCCTTTGGCTGGAATGAGTGCCCATCGGTGACCGATACTTTGGATAAGCGTGAGCCAAGACCAAAACGCTTAACTAATTTTATTCGTTGGGCCTCTGATCTTAAAACTATGCATCGCTGCTGCACCTCCGAGACCCGTGACTGTTCTACCTGTAAAGATGGCGCCGCCCATATGAGTTGGGTAATGGTCAATAAACGGGATCATATCCGCACCACCAAGGATCTGCAGAACTGGATAGAGGTGTATGAAATGTTTGCAAAACTCTACCAATTTATCCCCTGGTAG